The Labrenzia sp. CE80 genome window below encodes:
- a CDS encoding NAD-glutamate dehydrogenase — protein sequence MPDSREVAKLGLIEAIHKTLQKEDPALADFAREFYIRGAAEDLVGYSQAELIGFAKHAFADFQMHPRGTHRVDVTNPAFKADGNKATELTVVEIVNDNMPFLVDSVMAELQDSRLEVHLVLHPIFNVERSADGALISATGKKKGAPREEDQESLIHIHVTRLDSETAREELAARLDAVLKDVRSAVQDWTPMHKRLLRAINTYKTAQLEGSSDELWEAIHFLEWMANDNFILLGMREYTFEGGVEEGNLSPEDGTGLGLLADPDVRVLRRGSEFVQITPEIREFLMKPDPLIIAKANVRSKVHRRVHMEYVGAKLFDAEGKMNGELRIVGLFTSTAYTEPTSTIPFLRRKTASVLAKAGYDPDSHSGRALTNVMEGFPRDELFQIDRETLFDFAITILQLDERPRIRVLSRADRFDRYVSILCFVPRDRYTTEVRLNIGTYLASVYEGRLSAWYVTYMEGPLARVHFIIGRDKGETPKPEQDELERAVASMVRTWPDSLRDAMKARFDPVRARDLSDRYALAFHGGYKEVYNAETALSDVVKIETLSETRATAITFFRTTGAKTTRLSLKVFNRGAPIPLSARVPLLENMGFRVINERTYRITPTDAPLSYLHEMTLEASRSGDIVLEGDLQDRLESLFMAIWTGQAENDGYNALVLTAGLAWRDIAIVRSLSKYLRQAGIRFSEDYMWTTLNNYPEIAAKLVELFHLRFLPTAKDKDRTLGTARLESELTAALDTVTSLDDDRILRRFQNAIDSILRTNFFQLDSAGKPKPTFAFKIDSRKIEELPQPRPFREIFVYSPRVEGVHLRFGMVARGGLRWSDRPQDFRTEVLGLVKAQQVKNAVIVPVGAKGGFVPKMLPDMSNREAWFQEGTESYKIFINALLDVTDNLVDDTVKPPLEVQRYDGDDPYLVVAADKGTATFSDTANAISEGRDFWLGDAFASGGSAGYDHKKMGITARGAWEAVKRHFREMNRDIQTEPFTAAGVGDMSGDVFGNGMLLSKTTKLVAAFDHRDIFIDPDPDPAKTWTERKRMFDLGRSSWKDYDTSLISKGGGIFPRSAKSIPLSPEIQALLGISHASATPQAVMTAILRMNVDLLWFGGIGTYIRATTETDADAGDRANDPIRIVAPEVGAKVIGEGANLGLTQLARIEFHKKGGRCNSDAIDNSAGVNSSDMEVNIKIALGAAVKANKLDIAQRNELLAEMTDEVADLVLRNNYLQTLAISMTERRGPEDLGYQARMMRQLEQAGLLDRQVEQLPDNSTLAEMIKAGQTLTRAELGVLLAYAKLTLYDDLLASTVPDDEYLARELFRYFPDQMASDYSDEITTHRLRREIIATMLANSMINRGGPTFLTRLMDQTGATASDIAQSFVAVRNSFDLTDLNTEIDALDTAIDGALQLELYSSVQDLLLEQVVWFKRNVSFTDGISDIVERFGAGIKNLRPQLSKLLSDAQSAEVERVIGRYVENSVPKDLATRMAWLPIEAAIPDIVLVAEETGAPLDDVAMAFFEVAAHFRIGAMDALARELSIADYYDGLALDRARSILASAHRSLAAQAIAAGSFQTWLSAHEKSVARTTRTVNEILEGDLSVSKFSVAASLLAEATR from the coding sequence ATGCCGGACAGTAGAGAAGTCGCAAAATTGGGGCTTATTGAAGCCATTCACAAGACCCTCCAGAAGGAGGATCCCGCCCTGGCGGACTTCGCTCGAGAGTTCTACATACGCGGCGCGGCTGAAGATCTCGTGGGCTATTCGCAGGCAGAGCTGATCGGCTTCGCGAAACACGCTTTCGCCGATTTCCAAATGCACCCTAGAGGCACGCATCGTGTCGACGTAACCAATCCGGCCTTCAAAGCAGACGGCAACAAGGCGACGGAACTTACAGTCGTCGAGATCGTCAACGACAACATGCCGTTCCTTGTGGATTCGGTCATGGCGGAGCTGCAGGACAGCCGCCTCGAAGTCCATCTCGTGCTTCATCCGATTTTCAACGTCGAGCGGAGCGCAGACGGCGCCCTAATCTCCGCCACCGGCAAGAAAAAGGGAGCTCCGCGCGAGGAAGATCAGGAAAGCCTGATCCACATTCATGTGACGCGGCTTGACTCGGAGACAGCGCGCGAAGAGCTGGCTGCCCGTCTCGACGCTGTGCTGAAGGATGTCCGGTCCGCCGTTCAGGACTGGACTCCGATGCACAAGCGCCTGCTGCGCGCGATCAACACCTACAAGACCGCGCAACTTGAGGGCAGCAGCGACGAGCTCTGGGAGGCAATCCACTTCCTCGAGTGGATGGCAAACGACAATTTCATTCTTCTGGGAATGAGAGAGTACACCTTCGAAGGAGGCGTGGAGGAAGGTAACCTTTCACCCGAAGATGGAACAGGGCTGGGCCTGCTCGCTGATCCCGACGTGCGCGTCCTGCGCCGTGGTTCCGAATTCGTGCAGATCACACCTGAAATCCGCGAATTCCTGATGAAGCCGGATCCGCTGATCATTGCCAAGGCAAATGTGAGGAGCAAGGTCCATCGCCGCGTCCACATGGAATATGTCGGAGCAAAACTGTTTGACGCCGAAGGCAAGATGAACGGCGAACTGCGCATCGTTGGCCTGTTCACATCCACCGCCTACACTGAGCCAACCAGCACAATTCCGTTCTTGCGCCGCAAGACGGCCAGCGTTCTGGCCAAGGCCGGCTATGATCCTGACAGCCATTCCGGGCGTGCCCTGACCAATGTCATGGAGGGCTTCCCTCGTGACGAACTGTTTCAGATCGACCGCGAAACGCTCTTCGACTTTGCAATCACGATCCTGCAGCTGGACGAAAGGCCGCGCATCCGCGTGCTGTCCCGCGCCGATCGCTTCGACCGCTACGTTTCGATCCTCTGCTTCGTTCCACGCGATCGCTACACCACGGAAGTGCGCCTGAACATCGGCACCTATCTGGCTTCTGTCTACGAAGGGCGCCTGTCAGCCTGGTATGTGACCTACATGGAAGGGCCGCTCGCGCGGGTGCATTTCATCATTGGCCGCGACAAGGGCGAAACACCCAAGCCGGAACAGGACGAGCTGGAGCGTGCAGTCGCCTCCATGGTCAGAACCTGGCCAGATAGCTTGCGCGACGCCATGAAGGCGCGCTTCGATCCTGTCCGGGCACGTGATCTGTCTGACCGCTACGCCCTCGCCTTCCATGGCGGTTACAAGGAGGTCTACAACGCTGAAACGGCGCTGTCTGATGTGGTCAAGATCGAAACCTTGTCCGAGACGCGCGCAACAGCGATCACGTTCTTCCGCACCACCGGTGCAAAGACAACACGCCTGTCCCTGAAGGTTTTCAACCGCGGGGCACCGATCCCGCTTTCCGCCCGCGTACCCCTTCTGGAAAACATGGGTTTCCGGGTCATCAACGAGCGCACCTATCGGATCACCCCGACAGATGCACCTCTGTCCTATCTTCATGAAATGACGCTGGAGGCCAGCCGGAGCGGCGATATTGTCCTCGAGGGAGATTTGCAGGACCGGCTCGAAAGCCTGTTCATGGCGATCTGGACCGGCCAGGCCGAGAACGACGGCTACAATGCTCTCGTTCTGACCGCAGGTCTTGCCTGGCGCGATATCGCAATAGTCCGGTCTCTATCGAAGTACCTCAGACAAGCCGGCATCCGCTTTTCCGAAGACTATATGTGGACGACACTCAACAACTATCCTGAGATCGCTGCCAAGCTTGTCGAACTGTTCCACCTCAGGTTCCTGCCCACCGCCAAAGACAAGGACCGGACACTGGGCACTGCTCGCCTGGAAAGCGAGCTCACCGCCGCACTGGATACCGTCACCAGCCTGGATGACGACCGTATTCTGCGCCGTTTCCAGAACGCCATTGATTCCATCCTGCGCACCAATTTCTTCCAGCTGGACAGCGCCGGAAAACCGAAACCGACCTTCGCCTTCAAGATTGACTCCCGTAAGATCGAAGAGCTGCCGCAGCCTCGACCTTTCCGGGAAATTTTCGTCTACAGTCCGCGCGTTGAGGGCGTGCATCTGCGCTTCGGCATGGTCGCACGTGGTGGCCTGCGCTGGTCCGACCGACCGCAGGATTTCCGCACCGAAGTGCTGGGCCTGGTGAAGGCGCAGCAGGTCAAAAATGCCGTGATTGTTCCGGTGGGCGCGAAGGGCGGCTTCGTCCCGAAAATGCTCCCGGACATGAGCAATCGTGAGGCCTGGTTCCAGGAAGGCACGGAAAGCTACAAGATCTTTATCAACGCCTTGCTGGATGTGACCGACAATCTCGTCGACGACACGGTAAAGCCGCCGCTTGAGGTCCAGCGCTACGATGGCGATGATCCCTATCTGGTGGTCGCCGCCGACAAGGGCACTGCAACCTTCTCCGACACAGCCAACGCCATTTCGGAAGGCCGGGATTTCTGGCTCGGCGATGCTTTCGCCTCTGGTGGATCCGCCGGCTACGATCACAAGAAGATGGGCATCACGGCCCGTGGAGCCTGGGAAGCGGTCAAGCGGCACTTCCGCGAGATGAACCGCGACATCCAGACCGAACCCTTCACGGCCGCAGGCGTCGGCGACATGTCAGGCGATGTGTTCGGCAACGGCATGTTGTTGTCCAAAACAACAAAGCTGGTCGCAGCCTTCGACCACCGCGATATCTTTATCGATCCCGATCCCGACCCGGCGAAGACCTGGACCGAACGCAAGCGCATGTTCGACCTTGGGCGTTCGTCCTGGAAGGATTACGACACATCGCTGATCTCGAAAGGCGGCGGCATCTTCCCAAGATCAGCCAAATCCATACCGCTCTCCCCTGAAATTCAGGCGTTGCTCGGCATTTCCCACGCCAGCGCCACGCCGCAGGCCGTCATGACCGCGATCCTGCGCATGAATGTCGATCTGCTCTGGTTCGGTGGCATCGGCACCTATATCCGTGCGACCACCGAAACGGATGCGGACGCAGGCGATCGCGCCAATGATCCGATCCGCATTGTCGCACCGGAAGTCGGCGCGAAAGTCATCGGTGAGGGCGCGAACCTTGGCCTGACACAGCTTGCCCGGATCGAGTTCCACAAAAAGGGCGGTCGCTGCAATTCCGACGCAATCGACAACTCCGCTGGTGTGAACTCCTCCGATATGGAAGTGAACATCAAGATCGCCCTTGGTGCTGCGGTGAAGGCAAACAAGCTTGACATTGCCCAGCGCAACGAACTCCTGGCCGAAATGACAGATGAAGTTGCAGATCTGGTTCTGCGGAACAACTATCTGCAAACGCTCGCCATTTCGATGACCGAACGGCGCGGCCCGGAAGATCTTGGCTACCAGGCGCGGATGATGCGCCAGCTCGAACAGGCCGGCCTTCTTGATCGCCAGGTCGAGCAACTGCCGGACAATTCCACCCTCGCCGAGATGATCAAGGCCGGTCAGACGTTGACCCGCGCAGAACTTGGCGTTCTGCTCGCCTACGCAAAGCTCACGCTCTACGACGACCTGCTTGCCAGCACTGTGCCAGACGATGAGTACCTCGCGCGTGAGCTGTTCCGCTACTTCCCGGACCAGATGGCCAGCGACTATTCCGACGAAATAACAACCCACCGCCTGCGCCGCGAGATCATCGCGACAATGCTCGCCAATTCCATGATCAACCGGGGCGGACCAACGTTCCTGACCCGGCTCATGGATCAGACTGGCGCCACTGCGTCTGATATCGCCCAAAGCTTCGTGGCGGTACGCAACAGCTTCGATCTCACGGACCTGAACACCGAGATCGATGCCCTTGACACCGCAATCGACGGAGCGCTGCAACTTGAGCTCTATTCCAGTGTGCAAGATCTGCTGCTCGAGCAGGTGGTCTGGTTCAAGCGCAACGTCTCCTTCACGGATGGCATTTCCGATATCGTTGAGCGCTTTGGGGCCGGCATCAAGAACCTGCGTCCGCAACTTAGCAAACTCCTGAGTGACGCCCAGTCAGCAGAAGTCGAACGCGTGATTGGACGTTACGTCGAAAACTCAGTGCCAAAAGACCTTGCGACACGTATGGCCTGGCTCCCGATCGAAGCCGCAATCCCGGACATCGTCCTGGTCGCGGAAGAGACCGGAGCGCCGCTGGATGACGTCGCAATGGCCTTCTTCGAGGTTGCCGCGCATTTCCGCATTGGAGCGATGGACGCGCTCGCCAGAGAGCTTTCCATTGCCGACTATTACGACGGTCTCGCGCTCGACCGTGCACGTTCGATCCTGGCGTCCGCCCATCGCAGTCTCGCGGCGCAGGCCATCGCCGCCGGCAGCTTCCAGACTTGGTTGTCGGCTCACGAGAAATCCGTGGCGCGCACGACCCGGACCGTCAACGAGATTCTGGAAGGCGACCTATCCGTCTCCAAGTTCTCCGTTGCGGCAAGTTTGCTCGCAGAAGCAACACGCTGA
- a CDS encoding MFS transporter — translation MTKMVAPASRLAIASWALFDWAAQPFFTLITTFVFAPYFASALANTPAEGQALWGYATAGAGLAIALLAPILGAIADATGYRKPWIFVFSVPFVFACWALWYTEPGNPSAIPVALACFAIATLAIEFATVFNNAMMTDLVPPNRVGRLSGSGWAAGYAGGLVSLVIALGFLAANPESGKTLLGFDPLFGLNPATRQGDRASGPFSALWYVVFVVPLFFFVPDAPKKANLAPAIRVGLANLLTSLRDARRNRPLFVFLLANMAYKDGLVALFAFGGIYAAGQLGWGSIQIGTFGILLTITGTIGAIVGGRLDDRYGPKAVLFGALAILTICGLGLISIDRTTILFVIKTTAPAPTAGMFATPPEQLFLVLGALIGAAAGPLQAASRSLLVQLAPKEQISQFFGLLALSGKVTSFLAPLSVSLLTVATGSQAAGMSAILIFFGIGAILLSRLR, via the coding sequence ATGACCAAAATGGTTGCCCCGGCGAGCCGCCTTGCGATCGCCTCCTGGGCCCTGTTCGACTGGGCAGCCCAGCCGTTCTTCACGCTGATCACGACCTTTGTCTTTGCCCCCTATTTCGCGTCCGCCCTGGCCAATACGCCTGCGGAGGGCCAGGCCCTTTGGGGCTATGCGACCGCAGGCGCAGGCCTCGCCATCGCCCTGCTCGCACCCATCTTAGGGGCGATTGCTGACGCAACCGGATACCGCAAGCCCTGGATCTTCGTATTCTCGGTGCCCTTTGTCTTCGCCTGCTGGGCGCTCTGGTATACGGAGCCGGGAAATCCATCGGCAATTCCAGTCGCCCTGGCCTGTTTTGCCATCGCGACACTTGCCATCGAATTCGCCACTGTCTTCAACAACGCGATGATGACGGATCTGGTGCCACCGAACCGCGTCGGCCGGCTTTCGGGCAGCGGCTGGGCCGCCGGTTATGCAGGCGGACTGGTCAGCCTTGTGATCGCCCTCGGTTTCCTGGCGGCGAACCCGGAGAGTGGCAAAACCCTGCTGGGCTTTGATCCGCTGTTCGGGCTCAATCCCGCAACGCGCCAGGGTGACAGGGCTTCCGGGCCGTTCTCGGCGCTGTGGTATGTAGTCTTCGTGGTACCGCTGTTTTTCTTTGTTCCGGACGCTCCGAAGAAAGCGAACCTCGCCCCGGCGATCAGGGTGGGCCTTGCCAACCTTTTGACCAGCCTTCGTGACGCTCGCCGCAATCGGCCGCTATTTGTTTTTCTGCTGGCCAACATGGCCTATAAGGACGGTCTCGTAGCCCTCTTCGCTTTTGGCGGTATCTATGCGGCCGGCCAACTTGGCTGGGGCTCGATCCAGATCGGCACCTTCGGCATTCTTCTGACCATTACCGGCACCATCGGGGCCATTGTCGGTGGGCGGCTGGACGATCGTTATGGGCCCAAGGCCGTCCTTTTCGGCGCGCTCGCAATTCTGACAATCTGTGGGCTCGGCCTGATCTCCATCGACAGGACGACGATCCTGTTTGTGATCAAGACAACTGCCCCGGCACCAACTGCTGGCATGTTCGCAACACCGCCCGAGCAGCTGTTCCTGGTTCTCGGCGCATTGATCGGCGCGGCCGCAGGACCGCTTCAGGCCGCCTCGCGCAGCCTTCTGGTCCAACTGGCGCCGAAAGAACAGATCTCGCAATTCTTCGGACTGCTGGCGCTTTCCGGCAAGGTCACCAGTTTTCTGGCACCGCTCTCCGTCAGCTTGTTGACGGTTGCCACCGGCAGCCAGGCCGCCGGCATGTCCGCGATCCTGATTTTCTTCGGGATCGGTGCAATTCTATTAAGCCGTCTACGTTAG